CGTGGCCGGGGAGGGCCTCGCCCGAGGTTACGTGAACCGGCCGGAGCTCACCGCCAGCCGGTTCGTGGCCAACCCGTACGGGCCGGCCGGGAGCCGGCTGTACCGGACCGGTGACCTGGTCAGGTGGGACCGCGACGGGCGGCTGCACTTCCTCGGTCGTACCGACGACCAGGTCAAGATCCGGGGCTTCCGGATCGAGCTGGGCGAGGTCGAGACCACCCTCACCGGCCACCCCGGGGTCCGCCAGGCAGCCGTGGTGGTCCGCGAGGACCAACCCGGTGACCGGCGGATCGTCGCGTACCTGGTGCCCGAGGACGACGACCTCGACCTGTCGGCGCTCCGCGGGGCGGTCGGCGACCGGCTGCCCGACTACATGGTCCCGGCCGCCTTCGTCACCATGGCCGCGCTGCCGATGACCCCGAACGGCAAGCTCGACCGCAACGCCCTGCCCGCGCCCGGGTACCCGACCGCCGGCCGGGCCGTTGCGCGCACCGCCCGGCAGGAGGTGCTCTGCCAGCTCTTCGCCGCCGTCCTCGGGGTGCCCGAGGTGGGCGTCGACGACGACTTCTTCGACCTGGGTGGTCACTCGCTGCTGGCCACCCGCCTGGTCAACCGGGTGCGCGGCGTCCTGGGCGTCGACGTCGGGGTACGGGACCTGTTCGCCAACCCCACCGTCGCCGCCCTCGAACCCCGGCTCACCACCGGCACCCGCCGTCCCCCGGTGACGGTGGCCGTCCGGCGGCCCGACCCGCTGCCGCTGTCCTTCGCCCAGCGTCGACTGTGGTTCCTGCACTCGGTGCAGGGACCGTCGGCGACGTACAACGTGCCGGTCACCACCAGGATCACGGGCAGGGTGGACGTACCGGCCCTCCGCGCCGCCGTCGACGACCTGGTCGCCCGGCACGAGGTGCTGCGCACCGTCTACGTCGAGGTGGACGGTGAGCCCACCCAGCACGTGCTGCCTGTCGCACCGGGGCTGGTCGAGTTCATCCACCAGCGGGTGCCCGACGCCGAGCGGCAGGAGGAGGCGGTGCGCGCCGCCTCCGCCCGCGCCTTCGACCTGGCCCGGGAAGCCCCCCTCACGGTCCGGCTGGTCAGCCGCGACGACCTGGCGGACGAGCACCTGCTCGTGGTCAACCTGCACCACATCGCCGGTGACGGCGCGTCGATGGGACCGCTCGGCCGGGACCTCGCCGACGCGTACGCGGCCCGGGTCGACGGGCACGAACCCGACCGGGAGCCGTTGCCCGTCCAGTACGCCGACTACACGCTGTGGCAGCGCGACCTGCTCGGCGACGCCGACGACCCGGGCAGTGAGCTGCGCCGGCAACTGGACCACTGGGGAACGGTCCTGGCGGGGTTGCCCGACGAGCTGCCCCTACCCACCGACCACCCCCGCCCCGCACACCCCACCCACCACGCCGGCCGCATCGACCTCACCATCCCCACCCACACCCACACCACACTCCGCACCATCGCCCGCACCCACGACGCCACCCTCTTCATGCTCATCCAAACCGCCATCGCCACCCTCCTCACCCGCCTCGGCTGCGGCACCGACATCCCCCTCGGCACCGTCGTCGCCGGACGCACCGACGACACCCTCGACAACCTCATCGGCTTCTTCGTCAACACCCTCGTCCTACGCACCGACACCAGCGGCAACCCCACCTTCACCGACCTCCTCCACCGCGTCCGCGACACCACCCTCACCGCCCTCGACCACCAAGACCTCCCCTTCGACCGCCTCGTCGCCCACCTCCAACCCACCCGCACCCTCGCCCGACACCCCCTCTTCCAGGTCGCCCTGTCCCGGGCCGACCGCACGCCCACCTCGACCCCGCTGCCCGGGCTGGAGACCGCACCGGAGCCGACCAGACTGGCGGTCGCGAAGTTCGACCTCGACTTCACGGTCGCCGACGAACCGGTCGACGCCGACCTCCAGATCACCCTCACGTTCGCCACCGACCTGTTCACCACCGCGACGGCCGCGGCGCTCGGGGAACGGCTGGTGGCGATCCTGCAGCAGGTCGCGCTCCGGCCGGCCATCCCGGTCGGCAGCCTGGACGTCCTCACCACCCGGGAACGGCGGCAGCTGCACGCCGAGGCCGACGACCCGCCCGTGGTGCCGTGCAGCGTGGTCGCCGCCTTCGACGAACAGGCCGCACGGACGCCCGACGCGCCCGCCCTCACCGAGGGTGAGGTCACCCTCAGCTACGCCGAGCTGCGGGACCGGGCCGAGCGGCTGGCCCGGACGCTACGCGCCAACGGCGTCGGCGACGAAACGCCCGTACCGGTGCTCATGCAGCGGTCGGTGGACCTCGTGGTCGCGTTCCTCGCGGTGCTCAAGGCCGGTGGCGCGTACCTGCCGATCCACACCGCCTACCCGGTGCAGCGGATGCGCGCGGTGGCCGCGGACACCGCCTCACCGGTCCTGCTGGTGGACGACTCGTTCCAGGCCCACGAGCTGGCGAACGACGAGCGGGCCGCCGGCCGGGTCGTGCTGACCGGGACGCCCCGGGACGCCGACGCGGCGGTGCCGCTCCCGCCGGTCCACCCGCAGCAGCTCTGCTACGTCATGTACACGTCCGGCTCCACCGGCGAGCCGAAGGGCATCCAGATCACCCACCAGGGCGTCGTCGACCTGGTCCGCGACCCCAGCTGGGCGCTGCACGCCGGGGACCGCATCCTGCTGCACTCCCCGCACGCCTTCGACGCCTCCACCTGGGAACTCTGGGGTCCTCTGCTGCACGGCGGAACAGTCGTCGTGGCACCGCCCGACGCCGTGGCGGCGGCCGTGCTCCAGCGGCTGGTCCGCACCCACGGCATCACCCGGTTGAGCCTCACCGCCGGGCTGTTCCGGGTCGTCGCCGACGAACTGGTCGACGTCTTCCGCGAGTTGGACGAGGTGACCACGGGTGGGGACGTCATCTCCGCCCGGGCCGTCGCGCGCACCGTCGAACACTGCCCCGACACGGTGGTCCGCACCACCTACGGCCCCACCGAGATGACGCTGTGCGTCACCCAGTACCCCTGGCGGCACGGGGAGGACGTGCCGGCGACGGTCCCCCTCGGACGTCCGATGGCGTACACCGGCGTGCACCTGCTGGACCACCGCCTCCAGCCCGTCCCGGCCGGGGTGCCCGGCGAGATCTACCTCGCCGGGTCCGGTACCGCCCGTGGTTACCTGCGCCAGCCGGGGACCACCGCCGCCCGCTTCGTCGCCGACCCGTTCGGCCCTCCCGGCGGCCGGCTGTACCGCACCGGTGACCTGGCCCGCTGGAACACCGACGGGAGTCTGCTCTTCCTCGGCCGCACCGACGACCAGGTGAAGGTGCGCGGCTACCGGATCGAGCTGGGCGAGATCGAGAACGCGCTCACCGGCCGGGACGACGTCCGGCAGGCCGCCGTGGTGGTCCGCGAGGACCAGCCCGGCGACAAGCGGATCGTCGCCTACCTGGTGCCCACCGCAGACCCCGTCGACCCGGTCGTCCTGCGCCGTGACCTCGGTGCCCGGCTGCCGGACTACATGGTGCCCGGCGCCTTCGTCACCATGACCGCACTGCCGGTCACCGCCAACGGCAAGCTCGACCGGAAGGCGCTGCCGGCACCCACCCACACCCCCGGCGCCGGGGCCGGTCCGCGGACCGCCCGGCAGGAGGTGCTCTGCCGGCTCTTCGCCGACGTCCTCGGCCTGCCGGAGGTCGGCGTGGACGACGACTTCTTCGACCTCGGCGGCCACTCGCTGCTCGCCACCCGCCTGGTCAACCGGGTCCGTACCGCGCTGGGCGTCGAGGTGGGCGTCCGGCAGCTCTTCGAGAACCCCACCGTCGGCGCGCTGGAGCCGTGGCTGGTCTCGGCCAGGCCGGCCCGACCGACGCTGCGGGCCCGGTCGGCGGCCCGTGACACCGATCGAAAGGACGTACCGTGATGTTCCCCCCTGCCCTGCTCAAGGGTGACGAGCTGTACGAACACGAGGCCAGCGCCCCCTACGACGCCTCACGTGACCTGTCCAAGTACCTGCTCATGCACTACGGCAGTCTCGAGGACGTCTTCCACCAGAGCGGGCATCCCCTGGCCATGGCCCACGGGTACTGCCAGCGCCTGTCGGACCTGCTGCGTTCGTGCGCCCAGCGCACCGGCACCAGCGTCGCCCGCGCGCTCGACGTCGGGTGCAGCGTCGGCGGGGTCACCCACGCCCTCGGCGCGTGGGTGACCGACCAGGTGGTCGGCGTGGACATCAGCCGCCGGTCGGTGGAGATCGCCCAGGCGCTGACCCACCACGGCGGCGGCACGTTCTCCGTCATCGAGCAGGGGCCGTTCCACCGGGAGGTGTCCATCCTCGTCGAGCCGGGTGACCGGGCACGGGTGGCCTTCGAGGTCGGCGACGCCAACGCGCTGCGGGTCGGGGAGCAGCCGTTCGACGCCGTCGTCCTGTCCAACGTGCTGGACCGGGTCGCCCGGCCGGCGGCGTGCCTGGAACAGTTCACCGGGTCCACGGCGATCCTGCGCACCGGCGGGCTGCTGATGGTCGCCTGCCCCTGGTCGTGGTATCCGGAGTACAGCCACCCCGACGAGTGGCTCGGGTCCGCGGCCACCGGCACACCGAGCGAGACCGCCCTCAAGGCGTTGCTCGCCGGCCACTTCGACCTGGTCGCCGAGGTCGACGAACCCGGCGTCCTGCGGCAGAACCCCCGGGAGTACGACTACTTCGAGTCACACGTCACCGTCTGGAGGAAACGGTGACGGCCGGGCCGACGACCGGCACCGCGATACCCCTGTCGTACGCCCAGCGTCGGCTGTGGTTCCTGGGCCGGATGGAGGGACCGTCGGCGACCTACAACGTGCCGGTGGTGAACCGGATCACCGGCCCGGTCGACCCGGCCGCCCTACGGGCGGCGGTCGCCGACGTGGTGGCCCGGCACGAGGTGCTGCGCACCGTCTACCGCGAGGTGGACGGCGAGCCCGTCCAGCAGGTCCTGCCGGCCGCCCGGGCACGGGTCGAGGTCTCTCACGAGAGGGTCGCCGCCGACCGGGTGGACGCGCGGGTCGCCGAGCTGTGTGGCCTGACGTTCGACCTGGTCACCGGGCCGCCGTTGGCGGTGTGGCTGCTCACCACGGACGACCGCGATCACCTGCTGGTCCTCCTCGTGCACCACATCGCCGCCGACGGCACGTCGATGGGTCCGCTGAGCCGGGACCTGACCATGGCGTACGAGGCCCGCCTCGGCGGCGGCCCGCCGGCATGGGAGCCGTTGCCCGTGCAGTACGCCGACTACACCCTGTGGCAGCGGGAACTGCTCGGTGCCGACGACGACCCGGCGAGCGAGGTGCGTCGGCAACTCGACTTCTGGCGGCGGACCCTCCGCGGGTCGCCCGAGGAGCTGCCCCTGCCCGTCGACCGGCCACGCCCGGCCGCCGCCTCGTACCGGGGCGGCACGGTGCCGTTCGCGGTCGGCGCGGCCACCCACGCCCGGCTGCGGGACCTCGGGCAGGGCGAGCACGCGACGGTCTTCATGGTGGTCCAGACGTGCATCGCGACGCTGCTCACCCGGCTCGGCTGCGGCCCGGACATCCCGCTCGGCACGGCGGTGTCCGGTCGGCTCGACGAGGCCCTGGACGACCTGGTGGGTCTGTTCGTCAACTCGCTGGTGCTGCGCACCGACACCTCCGGCGATCCCTCCTTCACCGAGCTGCTGCGCCGGGTCCGGGACGCCGACCTGGCCGCCTTCGACCACCAGGACCTGCCGTTCGAGCGGCTGATCGAGGACCTCCAACCGGCCCGGTCGCTGGGCCGGCACCCGCTGTTCCAGGTGTTCTTCCTGCTCGCCAGCGGCGGCAGCGGGGACGTGCGCCTGCTCGGGCTGCCCGGTGCGCCGTACCGTCCGAGACACGACGTGGCCAAGTTCGACCTGTCGTTCTACCTGGCGGAGGAGTTCGACCCGGCGGGTCGACCGGCCGGGATCAGGGGCATCGTCGAGTACGCCGACGACCTGTTCGACCGGGCGTCGGCGGAGCTGCTGGCCGGACAGCTCGCCCGGGTGCTGGAGACCGCGGCGGCCGACCCCGCGCGACGGATCGGTGCGGTCGACCTGCTCGACGACGACGATCGGCACCGGCTGCTGGAGAGCCGCAACGACACGGCCCGTCCGGTGCCCGACGTCCGGGTCACCGACCTGTTCACCGGGCAGGTGGCCGTCACCCCGGACGCCGTCGCGGTGATGGCCGGTGACCGGCGGCTGACCTACCGCGAGTTGGACGAACAGGCCGAGCTGCTCGCCGGGTCGCTGCGCCGCTGCGGGGTCGGACCGGAACGCTTCGTCGCCCTGGCCCTGGCCCGTACGGAACAGGTCCTGGTGGCGATCCTGGCGATCTGGAAGGCCGGTGGGGCCTATCTGCCGATCGACACCGGGTATCCGGCGGGGCGGATCTCGTTCGTCCTGGACGACACCCGGCCGGTACTGCTCCTGACCGACCGGGCGAGCAGCGACGGACTGCCCGACGTGGACGGTTGCCCGCGCTTCCTGCTGGACGGACGGCGGAGCGGCCCGCTGTCCCCGTGCGCCGGCCCCGCCGACGGGGCCGCCGGACCGGGGCAGGCCGCCTACGTGCTGTACACGTCCGGTTCGACCGGGCGGCCCAAGGGGGTCGTGGTCACCCACGCGAACCTGGTCAACCTGCTCCTGGCGATGCGGGACCGGCTGCGGTTCGGCCCGGCCGACCGGATCGCGGCGACCGTCACCGTCGCGTTCGACGCGTCGGTGGTCGAGCTGCTCAGCCCACTGGTGTCCGGCGCCACGGTGGTGCTGGTGCCCCGCGACACGGCACGGGATCCCGCCGGGCTGGCGACGCTGCTGCGGCGTCGGGGGATCACGGCCATGCAGGGCACGCCGAGCCTGTGGCAGGTGCTGATCGGCCTCGCCCCGGAGGCGGTGCGCGGGCTGCGCATGCTCAGCGTCGGGGAGGCGCTGCCCCGGCGGCTCGCCGAACGGATGCGCGACCACGGTCGTGAGGTGGTCAACCTGTACGGACCGACCGAGACGACGGTCTACTCCACCACCGCGGTCGTCGACGGACGCCCCGGCGCACCCCCGATCGGGCGGCCGATCGCCAACACCCGGGCATACGTGCTCGACGATGCGTTGCGGCCCGTGCCGGAGGCGACCGTCGGCGAACTCTACCTGGCCGGCGCGGGGGTGGCCCGGGGTTACCTGAGGCGGCCGGCGCTGACCGCCGGGCGGTTCGTGGCCGACCCGTACGGCCGACCGGGATCCCGGATGTACCGCACCGGCGACCTGGTCCGCTGGGCCCGCGACGGGCACCTGGAATACGTGGGCCGCTCCGACGACCAGATCAAGATCCGTGGTCACCGGATCGAGCCGGGCGAGATCAGCGCCGTGTTGGACACCCATCCGGACGTCTCCGCGTCGGTGGTGGTGGCCCCGGTGGCCGGGACCGGCGACCGGACCCTGGTCGGGTACGTGGCCCGGCGGCCCGGTGCCGATCCCGACCCGGAGGCTCTCCGCACCCACCTGGCCGCCCGGCTTCCCGAATACATGGTCCCTTCGGCACTGGTCGTGCTGGACGTGCTGCCCACCAACGCCAACGGCAAGGTGGACCGGTCGGCGCTGCCCCGGCCGCCCCGCCCCAGCGGCGGCAGGGCACCGGCCAGCCCCCGGCAGCAGGTCCTCGCCGACCTGTTCGCCGAGGTGCTGGGGGTGCCCACCCCGGGGATCGACACCAGCTTCTTCGACCTCGGCGGCCACTCCCTGCTCACTCCGCGCCTGGTCAGCCGGATCGCCGCCGTCCTCGGCGTAGACGTGGGGGTACGGGCGGTCTTCGCCGCTCCGACCGTCGCCCAGCTCGACCGGGTCGTCGACCGGGTCCTGGAGCACACCGGACCGACCGGGTTGGAGGCGGTGCTCTCCTACCGCGCCGACGGCGACCGGCCGCCGCTGTTCGTGTTCCCTCCGGCCAACGGCCTGGGCTGGGGCTACTCGGCGCTGCCCCGGTTCGTCCCGGCCGGCCGTCCCGTGTACGCCCTGCAGGATCCCCGGCTCGCCGACGGGCCGGTCGACGACCGGACCGTGGCCGACCTGGCGGCGGGGTACCGGGAGACCGTCACCAGGCTCCGGGGCACCGGCCCGTACCTGTTGCTGGGTTGGTCGTTCGGGGGGACGGTGGCCCACCAGGTGGCGGTGGAGCTGCGCGCCCGGGGCGAGGAGGTCGCCCTGCTCGTCCTGCTCGACGCGCATCCCGGCGGGGACGGCCCCGTCGCGGTCAGCGACGCCGACGCCCGCCGCGTCGGGCTGGACGGGGTGGCCGTCGGCGACGGGAACCCCCGGGCGGCACTGGTCGCGGCGGGAAGTCCGCTGGCGTCCCTCGACGACCCGACGGTGGACCGCCTGCTCGCGGTGACGAAGGCGAACCTGCGGGCGATGGCCGCGCACACCCCGGGCCGGTTCGACGGGCCGGCGCTCGGCTTCGTGGCCACCCGGCACCACAGGGGCTCCGACCTGGCCTGGCGGCCGTACCTGACCGGGCCGGCGGAGTTCCACGACCTGGACTGCGGACATCTCGACATCGTCAAGGCCGAGGCCATGTCGGTGCTCGGCCCCGTCATCACCGAGAGGATGAGCGACTCGTGACCATCCGGAACGCGAAACGCCTGATCAGGAGCCGGAAACGGATGTGGGGGTGGACGTACCGGTGAGCACCGCGACCGCGCCACTGCCCCATCCGGGACTGCTCCGCGCCGCGCCGCCGCCGGCGCTCGGAACCCACGACATGGCCCGCGTCCTCGCGGTCGGCACGGCCGTCCCGCCGACCGGATACACCCAGCGGGAACTGCTGGACATCCTCGACGTCCGCGATCCCCGCATCCGGTCGGTGTACCTCAACAGCGCCATCGAGCGCCGGTTCCTCACCCTCCCCGAGGCGGGGCCGGACGGCACCCGCGTCATGGAGACCACCGGACAGCTCCTCGCCAAGCACAAGCAGCAGGGCGTGGCGATGGGCGTCCGGGCGGTGCACGAGTGCCTCAAGCAGACCGGGGCGGACCTCTCCGACGTACGCTACCTGTGCTGTGTCACCTCCACCGGCTTCCTGACCCCGGGTTTC
Above is a window of Micromonospora rifamycinica DNA encoding:
- a CDS encoding non-ribosomal peptide synthetase translates to MVPLSFAQRRLWFLDRLEGPSATYNIPVVTRIRDAVDVAALDAAVGDVVSRHEVLRTVYVEVDGEPSQRVLPADRVRVDFAHRAVTADEADEALVEVCAQPFDLTRELPVRVRLFSLDAREHLLAISLHHIAADGTSMGPLSRDLATAYAARLAGTAPAWEPLPIQYADYALWQRDLLGADDDPDSRANRQLTYWRSVLAGLPDELPLPTDHPRPAHPTHHAGRIDLTIPTHTHTTLRTIARTHDATLFMLIQTAIATLLTRLGCGTDIPLGTVVAGRTDDTLDNLIGFFVNTLVLRTDTSGNPTFTDLLHRVRDTTLTALDHQDLPFDRLVAHLQPTRTLARHPLFQVAFAVDRGLVLTLDPLSVRSEKPPFDTAKFDLFFGFVAHDDGELELSLTYAEDLFTRAGAAAVGQRLVNLLTQLATDPARRVTATDVLTEGEREKLLNGFNASAARVVPETVPALFAHQVRRNPDAVAVAHAAGQLSYRELDLRANRLAHYLTAHGVGPDVHVAVSMRRSVELVTCLLAVAKAGGCYVPVDPAYPTVRKQFVLGQTAPAVILVDDPAHLPGSPAAKTVLVGGDLWREVSTLPTDEPRPPLALDHGAYVIYTSGSTGQPKGVTVTHRGISRLAHRYRRDFGVRPGSRILQLASIGFDGSVWEMYMALLAGGAVVPFDPERLLLPAEADRDQLGLTTHVTVTPSLLATLPTSILPAGATVITASEACPQWLVDTWAADHRLINSYGPTEVTVCASGGPLPHGQPVTIGTPVANTACYALDATLRPVPVGVAGELYVAGEGLARGYVNRPELTASRFVANPYGPAGSRLYRTGDLVRWDRDGRLHFLGRTDDQVKIRGFRIELGEVETTLTGHPGVRQAAVVVREDQPGDRRIVAYLVPEDDDLDLSALRGAVGDRLPDYMVPAAFVTMAALPMTPNGKLDRNALPAPGYPTAGRAVARTARQEVLCQLFAAVLGVPEVGVDDDFFDLGGHSLLATRLVNRVRGVLGVDVGVRDLFANPTVAALEPRLTTGTRRPPVTVAVRRPDPLPLSFAQRRLWFLHSVQGPSATYNVPVTTRITGRVDVPALRAAVDDLVARHEVLRTVYVEVDGEPTQHVLPVAPGLVEFIHQRVPDAERQEEAVRAASARAFDLAREAPLTVRLVSRDDLADEHLLVVNLHHIAGDGASMGPLGRDLADAYAARVDGHEPDREPLPVQYADYTLWQRDLLGDADDPGSELRRQLDHWGTVLAGLPDELPLPTDHPRPAHPTHHAGRIDLTIPTHTHTTLRTIARTHDATLFMLIQTAIATLLTRLGCGTDIPLGTVVAGRTDDTLDNLIGFFVNTLVLRTDTSGNPTFTDLLHRVRDTTLTALDHQDLPFDRLVAHLQPTRTLARHPLFQVALSRADRTPTSTPLPGLETAPEPTRLAVAKFDLDFTVADEPVDADLQITLTFATDLFTTATAAALGERLVAILQQVALRPAIPVGSLDVLTTRERRQLHAEADDPPVVPCSVVAAFDEQAARTPDAPALTEGEVTLSYAELRDRAERLARTLRANGVGDETPVPVLMQRSVDLVVAFLAVLKAGGAYLPIHTAYPVQRMRAVAADTASPVLLVDDSFQAHELANDERAAGRVVLTGTPRDADAAVPLPPVHPQQLCYVMYTSGSTGEPKGIQITHQGVVDLVRDPSWALHAGDRILLHSPHAFDASTWELWGPLLHGGTVVVAPPDAVAAAVLQRLVRTHGITRLSLTAGLFRVVADELVDVFRELDEVTTGGDVISARAVARTVEHCPDTVVRTTYGPTEMTLCVTQYPWRHGEDVPATVPLGRPMAYTGVHLLDHRLQPVPAGVPGEIYLAGSGTARGYLRQPGTTAARFVADPFGPPGGRLYRTGDLARWNTDGSLLFLGRTDDQVKVRGYRIELGEIENALTGRDDVRQAAVVVREDQPGDKRIVAYLVPTADPVDPVVLRRDLGARLPDYMVPGAFVTMTALPVTANGKLDRKALPAPTHTPGAGAGPRTARQEVLCRLFADVLGLPEVGVDDDFFDLGGHSLLATRLVNRVRTALGVEVGVRQLFENPTVGALEPWLVSARPARPTLRARSAARDTDRKDVP
- a CDS encoding methyltransferase domain-containing protein, which codes for MFPPALLKGDELYEHEASAPYDASRDLSKYLLMHYGSLEDVFHQSGHPLAMAHGYCQRLSDLLRSCAQRTGTSVARALDVGCSVGGVTHALGAWVTDQVVGVDISRRSVEIAQALTHHGGGTFSVIEQGPFHREVSILVEPGDRARVAFEVGDANALRVGEQPFDAVVLSNVLDRVARPAACLEQFTGSTAILRTGGLLMVACPWSWYPEYSHPDEWLGSAATGTPSETALKALLAGHFDLVAEVDEPGVLRQNPREYDYFESHVTVWRKR
- a CDS encoding non-ribosomal peptide synthetase produces the protein MTAGPTTGTAIPLSYAQRRLWFLGRMEGPSATYNVPVVNRITGPVDPAALRAAVADVVARHEVLRTVYREVDGEPVQQVLPAARARVEVSHERVAADRVDARVAELCGLTFDLVTGPPLAVWLLTTDDRDHLLVLLVHHIAADGTSMGPLSRDLTMAYEARLGGGPPAWEPLPVQYADYTLWQRELLGADDDPASEVRRQLDFWRRTLRGSPEELPLPVDRPRPAAASYRGGTVPFAVGAATHARLRDLGQGEHATVFMVVQTCIATLLTRLGCGPDIPLGTAVSGRLDEALDDLVGLFVNSLVLRTDTSGDPSFTELLRRVRDADLAAFDHQDLPFERLIEDLQPARSLGRHPLFQVFFLLASGGSGDVRLLGLPGAPYRPRHDVAKFDLSFYLAEEFDPAGRPAGIRGIVEYADDLFDRASAELLAGQLARVLETAAADPARRIGAVDLLDDDDRHRLLESRNDTARPVPDVRVTDLFTGQVAVTPDAVAVMAGDRRLTYRELDEQAELLAGSLRRCGVGPERFVALALARTEQVLVAILAIWKAGGAYLPIDTGYPAGRISFVLDDTRPVLLLTDRASSDGLPDVDGCPRFLLDGRRSGPLSPCAGPADGAAGPGQAAYVLYTSGSTGRPKGVVVTHANLVNLLLAMRDRLRFGPADRIAATVTVAFDASVVELLSPLVSGATVVLVPRDTARDPAGLATLLRRRGITAMQGTPSLWQVLIGLAPEAVRGLRMLSVGEALPRRLAERMRDHGREVVNLYGPTETTVYSTTAVVDGRPGAPPIGRPIANTRAYVLDDALRPVPEATVGELYLAGAGVARGYLRRPALTAGRFVADPYGRPGSRMYRTGDLVRWARDGHLEYVGRSDDQIKIRGHRIEPGEISAVLDTHPDVSASVVVAPVAGTGDRTLVGYVARRPGADPDPEALRTHLAARLPEYMVPSALVVLDVLPTNANGKVDRSALPRPPRPSGGRAPASPRQQVLADLFAEVLGVPTPGIDTSFFDLGGHSLLTPRLVSRIAAVLGVDVGVRAVFAAPTVAQLDRVVDRVLEHTGPTGLEAVLSYRADGDRPPLFVFPPANGLGWGYSALPRFVPAGRPVYALQDPRLADGPVDDRTVADLAAGYRETVTRLRGTGPYLLLGWSFGGTVAHQVAVELRARGEEVALLVLLDAHPGGDGPVAVSDADARRVGLDGVAVGDGNPRAALVAAGSPLASLDDPTVDRLLAVTKANLRAMAAHTPGRFDGPALGFVATRHHRGSDLAWRPYLTGPAEFHDLDCGHLDIVKAEAMSVLGPVITERMSDS